The genomic stretch GGAGCAAGATGGGTCCCAGGTACTGTTGAAGCTGATAGTGAATTAGTGCAAACTTTGCAACGAAACTATTGCGAAACAATGAATCAAAGTCCAATAGTGGAAGCTGCACCATGGGGAACAGATGGAGGATTATTTACACAAATTTTAAATATTCCAATGATCGTTTTTGGACCAGGAGAGACGAAAGTAGCTCACTATCCAGATGAGTTTATTGATTTAGATCAACTGTTTTTATCAGCAGAAATCATTGCTTGTACATTAATTGATTGGTGTGGAGTAGAAGACCAACATGAAAGTGAGGGAGCATATGAAAACGAAAAAGTATTATGAAACAGTAAAAATTAAACAAGAAAACTATTATTTTGAAGGTGCTTTAGATCACTTTAATGAAAGAATTCGAGTTGATTACTACTTAGGTAACGTGTCGTTATTAATAGAGAGAGTAGAAAAACTAGCAAAAGAATATAAATATACAAAGTTAATAATTAAAGCAAGAAGTGAACACTTATATTCCTTCTTACAATCAGGGTATATGATTGAATCTGGACTGAAGGGATATTTTCAAGGAAGTGATGGTTACTTTGTTACGAAATATGCTAGCCAGGACAGAAGAAACAGTCTATATTGGGCTGCTGGAGATGACATTTTAGATGCTGTCTTAAAAAGTGATCGATCAAAAGAAAAAGTAATTCCTGATGAGTATGTTTTACGAAGAGCTGAAAAAAATGACTCAAAAAAACTAGCAAAACTTTATGATCAAGTTTTTAAAGTATATCCAACACCTTTAAATGAATCGACTTATGTTGAAAAGACGATGGATGAAGGGACTATTTATTGGATTTACGAAAAAGAAGGGAAAATAGTGAGTGCAGCATCAGCTGAAATTGACTTCGGACAAAGAAATGCTGAGCTTACGAATTGTGCAACGCTTGAGGAGCATCGTAAGCATGGACTAATGAAGGAACTGATGAAGAAGCTAGAACAGGACTTAGTAAGCGAAGCTATTTATTGTTCATATACGATTGCGAGATCATTATCGTATGGAATGAATGCAGCCTTTCATCAATTAGGTTATATGTATACTGGAAGAATGACAAACAACTGCTATATTTTTGATAAATTAGAAGATATGAACGTTTGGGTGAAAGATCTTTCGAAAGTAGTCTCTTAATGTCAAACTGCCGAAAATTAAGCGTGAAATTGCCAAGTTTTCGGCGGTGAAAGGAAGGGTAGAAAATGAACGCAACAATTCCAACTAATCAAATGATTAGTGCCATATTAAATAGTATCGATGAATCAATTCACGCAGTCGACAATAATGGAATGACTATATTTTATAATCAAGTTGCGGCTGACCATGATGGAGTTTCAGTTGAAGAGGTTCTAGGAAAGCATGTGCTAGAAGCTTTCCCTTCTTTAACAAAAGAAACAAGCACCCTACTGAAGGTACTAGAAACAAGGCAAGCGATTATTCAACAGCCCCAACGCTATGAGAATATTAAGGGCCAATACATTGATACAGTTAATACGACTATTCCTATTATTTTGGATGATCAGCTTATAGGTGCGGTTGAAATTGCAAAGGATTATTCCACCATTAAATCACTTGGAGAAAAAGTTTTAGATTTACAAGCGAGAATTAAACCGCAAGTTAAGCAAGGTAAAGCGAAACAAATTCATTCCTATACGATCTCAGATATATTAACGGATGATCCAGCTTTAATGGTGGTTAAAAATCAAGTTGAGAAGGTGGCAAATGCTGATTCTGCCGTACTTGTAGTCGGTGAAACTGGTACTGGAAAAGAACTTTTCGTCCAGTCAATTCACCACTGTTCAAGTAGAAGTGAAGCCCCTTTTATAGCTCAAAACTGTGCTGCGCTACCAGAATCATTACTAGAAAGTATATTATTTGGTACAACAAAAGGCAGTTATACGGGAGCTATCGATCGAGCGGGATTATTTGAACTAGCCGATTGCGGTAGCTTATTTTTAGATGAACTTAATTCCATGCCTTTAGAGCTCCAAGCCAAGCTACTAAGAGTTCTAGAGGATGGCGTAGTTCGCCGAATAGGTGATCAAAAGACTCGGAAAGTGAATGTGAGAGTAATCGCTGCAATTAATGAATCGCCGTTAGACTGCGTTCAAAATGGCATTATGCGACCGGATTTATATTATCGACTGAATGTATTTTCATTGTTCATCCCACCTTTAAGAGAAAGGAATTATGATATAGAATTACTGACATCCCATTTTGTCGAGCAATTTAATGAACGCTTCTCGAAGAACGTTCGTAATGTAGAGCATACGGTATTTAAATTATTTCACCAGTATAATTGGCCTGGGAATGTCCGTGAACTAAAGCATACGATTGAACATGCTATGATTATGGCGGAAGGGCATACGCTAACTGTTAAACATCTTCCAATACAATTGCAACAAATTAAGAAAAGTACTGAAACAAAAGGAGGAGTTCAGCCATTACGTTCGGCAATGCAGGAAATGGAAATTTCACTTATAAAACAAGCATTGTTGCAAACTAACGCTAATATTCAACAAGCTGCAGCACTTCTAGAAATACCTAGGCAGACTCTTCAGTATAAGATTCAAAAGTTAAATATTTTAGTATAAATCTTGTTTAATACCATTTGAAAATCATAGTTTTATAACTGTATTTATTAGCCAAGCCGCCTAAATTTAGGCGGTTTTACTATTGTTGTGGCATGTTTCAATTAATACTCGCTTTGAGTTTTAACGGAAAAAAATAAAATAACAGGCTGAATAGTTTGAATTTTCTATATTTGTAGCGCTTTGGTTAAATAATTGTAAATTTTTGGCACGGCTCTTGCTTTATATAAAAACAAACAGTTTGAAAGGGGATGTAAGTATGGTAAATGCAGTCTATGCTCCAAAAAGACACTGGAAAGAAATTGAATTGTGGAAAGATGTAACAGATGAACAATGGAATGATTGGGTTTGGCAACTTACAAACACCATCAAATCATTGGATGAGTTAAAACAAATAATTAACCTCACGCCAGAAGAAGAAGATGGAGTAAGAATTGCGACAAAGACAATTCCACTAAATATTACTCCATATTATGCGTCATTAATGAATCCGGATGACCCACGTTGTCCTGTTCGTATGCAATCAGTTCCGATCTCTGCGGAGATTCATAAAACTAAGTATGATTTAGAAGACCCTCTTCATGAAGATGAAGATTCGCCAGTACCAGGATTAACACATCGTTATCCAGATCGCGTTTTATTTTTAGTAACAAATCAATGTTCAATGTACTGTCGTTATTGCACTAGACGTAGGTTTTCAGGGCAAATCGGAATGGGAGTGCCGAAGAAACAACTTGATGCTGCTATTAATTACATTAGCAAAACTCCTCAAGTGCGAGATGTCCTAATTTCAGGGGGAGACGGTCTTTTAATTAACGATAATATTTTAGAGTACATCTTAAAAAATTTACGAGAGATTCCACATGTGGAAATTATCCGTATCGGTACAAGAGCACCTGTAGTTTTCCCACAACGTATCACTGAAAACCTTTGTAACATTTTAAAGAAATATCATCCAGTTTGGCTAAATACTCACTTTAATACTTCAATTGAAATTACAGAGGAATCGAAACGAGCTTGCGAAATGCTAGCTAATGCTGGTGTACCGTTAGGAAATCAAGCTGTAATCTTGGCTGGAATTAATGACAGTGTACCAATCATGAAAAAACTAATGCATGATTTAGTTAAAATTCGAGTTCGTCCATATTATATTTATCAATGTGATTTATCAGAAGGAATTGGTCATTTCCGTGCTCCTGTATCAAAAGGATTAGAAATTATGGAAGGTCTAAGAGGCCATACTTCAGGATATGCAGTACCAACATTTGTAGTAGACGCTCCAGGTGGTGGAGGGAAAATTGCTCTCCAACCGAATTACTTAATTTCACAAAGTGCGGATAAAGTTGTACTTCGTAATTTTGAAGGTGTAATTACTACTTATCCAGAGCCACAAAATTATGTACCAGGTAGAGCAGAAGCATACTTTAAAGAAATTTATCCTAATATGGAAGAAAAACGTTCCAATGCAGGAATTGCAGGATTGATGAATGAAACAAAATTCAATCTTGTACCAGAAGGATTACAACGTATGGAAGCTCGTAAAACATATACGACAAACCCAGAGCATGCTTCTTTAAAAGATAAACGTGAAAAACGTGACGAATTAAAAGAAAAGAAATTTCAAGCACAGCTTACAAAAATTCAAGTTAGTGAAAAGCTAGTAGCGAGTGCACCCACAAAAGGTGAAGCTGAATGATGACATGTCAGTGGTGTGAATCAGCTAACATAGTCGAATCAACAAATACGGTCTACTGGGAGCTTCCTGATGGAACGAAGGCAATTGAGATTAAAGAAACACCATGTGTTATATGCCAGAATTGTAATATAACTTATCAAACAGAAGATACAGTTGGTGCAATTGAGGAGCAATTATATTTAATTAATACGAAACTTATTGAAAAAACACTTTCATTTCAAGAGTTAATACAGCAACCACGTTTATTAAAGAAAAATTATTTTGATTTTTCCCTATAAAAAAATGAGAAGCGACTATTCGCTTCTCATTTTCTCTAATTATTGAACTTTTAATTTATCGTAATTCATTTCTTTCCTTAAACCTGCAGCTGAAAATTTCAAAAAAGCTAAGAAAAAATTATCTAATCCCAAAAACGACTGAAAAGGAGTATTTTAATGAAAAATACGGTAAATACAATAACAGTCATTGATCCTCAGGATCAAATTCCTTCTATACCCCAAGAATTAAAGCGTGGTTTAAAATCTCGTCATATTACAATGATTTCACTAGGAGGAACAATTGGAACAGGTCTGTTTTTAGCGAGTGGAGGTGCGATCCATAACGCAGGACCTGGTGGGGTTCTTGTTGCTTATGCTGCGATTGGAATTATGGTGTACTTTTTAATGACAAGCCTTGCAGAAATGGCTACATATATGCCGGTTGCAGGTTCATTTAGTACATACGCAACTAAATTCGTCGATCCTGCTCTTGGTTTTGCACTCGGATGGAATTACTGGTATAACTGGGCAATTACAATCGCTGCTGAGCTAGCTGCCGTAACGATGATTATGAAATTTTGGCTACCACATACGTCGTCACTGCTATGGAGTTCATTGTTTTTAGCGATTATTTTTCTTCTAAACTATTTATCTGTCAAAGGCTTTGGGGAATCTGAATATTGGTTTTCTTTAATAAAAATTGTTACAGTAATCATTTTTTTAGTGGCAGGATTTTTAATGATTTTTGGAATTATTGGTGGACAAGCAGTAGGGTTTAAAAATTTTACTGCAGGAGATGCTCCATTTCATGGAGGATTCATGGCGACACTCGGCATTTTTATGGCAGCTGGTTTTTCTTTTCAAGGTACAGAGCTATTAGGTGTAGCAGCAGGAGAAAGCGAAGATCCTAAGCGAAATATTCCTCGTGCAGCTCGTCAAATATTTTGGCGCATTTTATTATTTTACGTGCTATCTGTATTTGTCATTGGACTATTAATACCATATACAAATCATAATTTAGCCAGCGGCGATGTAGCTGTCAGCCCATTTACGCTAGTTTTTGATAAAGCGGGAATTGCTTTTGCAGCTTCTGTAATGAATGCCGTCATATTAACTGCGGTTTTATCTGCTGGTAATTCTGGAATGTACGCTTCAACCCGTATGTTATGGGACATGGCTCGTCAAGGAAAAGCTCCAAAGGCTTTTAGTAAATTAAATAAGAGAGGTGTACCTGTTAATGCTTTACTAATAACAGCGGCAGTTGGTACTTTAGCGTTTTTAGCCTCTCTTTATGGTGACGGAGTTGTTTATGTCTGGCTACTTAATGCTTCAGGAATGTCTGGTTTCATTGCCTGGCTTGGCATAGCTATTTGTCACTACCGATTCCGCAAAGCTTTTGTAGCACAAGGGAAGGATCTAAATGTTCTTCCATATAGAGCGAAATGGTTCCCGTTTGGTCCTTTATTTGCATTTGTTCTTTGTGGAATCGTAATACTTGGTCAAAATTACTCAGCATTTATGGGAAAAACGATTGATTGGAATGGTGTACTTGTTTCCTATATTGGATTGCCATTTTTCCTTGTTTTATGGCTTGGTTATAAGCTAATTAAAAGGACAAAAATTGTTCATCTTACTGAATGTGATTTAGAGAATTAAACACAGAATTATGTAAATAGTAATGGGCTTTCTACTAAGTAATAAATAGATTGGAGATGTAATTCGCAACTAGAATTTACATCTCTTTTTTTATTACAAAAATATTACAAATTTTACCTTTGGAGTTTAAATGTGTAACATTTATAATATAATTTGGATGGTTAAAAAAATTATAAATTTTCTGTCTTAAATAGTTAACATTAGGGGGATTTTTAAAGTGAAGAATCAAGTTCTATCTGTTCGAAAGGTTTTATCTGCTTCTCTTGTAGCGACATTATTAGCAACAACATCGGTGGGTTCATCTGCTTATGCAGCATCAAAAAAAGTTTACGCTACTAGAGCTGTAAATACTTTTGAAAGCGCTGGCATGCCTAAGAAATCATCTGATGAAAAAAGAATTGCATCATTAGAATCTTCGGCAAAAAAAGAAGTAGCAAAATTAGGGAAGAATTATCGTACTTTAAAAGGAAGATTAACGAATCGAATTAAGAATCAACATAATAAAGTAGTAGCTTATGAGGTTTCAGAAGATAAAGTAGAAAAAAATGCAACGAATGCACTTAAAGTATTCCAATCATTTGAAGGGAAAGTAACAGCTAAAACAACGAGTAGTGAAGTGACTGCTCAATATAACACAGCTTTAAAGATTATTAATAGCTTAAAATATTCAGATGTGAAAGCTTCATACATCTCAAAGCTAAATGCTACAAAAACTAAAATAAATGCAAAAATTGCTGGTTTACAAGTTGCTAGCATCAGTAAAGTTAATGACATTACAGTTTATGAAGGTAATAAAGTAACCCTTCCAAAAACAGTAGAAGTAAAACTAGTTAACGGCCAGAAATTAACTAAATCAGTTGTTTGGAACACAAATGGCGTAAACTTTAGTAAAGCTGGAATTTATACTATTACAGGTACTGTAACTGATGTTAATAAGAAGGTAACAGTGAAAGTGACCGTTTCTGCACCGGTTAAAGTTTCGAATCCTACAGAATTCTTACAAACACAAGATTTTGGCTATTGGGAAGATGCAGGTGAAGGTCGCGCAGCATATAATGTAGGATTTAAATTGAATTTAGCTAAATTACCATACATAAAAATTAAAGAAATTCAGATTTCATTAGTAGATAAAAACGGAAAAACGATAGCATCTAGAACGGCTACTGGAAGTCAAATTTTAAAATTACAATCAGATGATCAAACATATGGTGGACTTGATGGACAGTTAAGTGCAGCTTTTACCCAAAGAGACGCAGCAGCAACAAATGAATGGTGGACAAGTACGGCATTTGACTTCTCAACACCAGCTAAAGCAGTCATTACAATTAAGGATACAGAAAATAAGCTTTATTCAGTTGAAAACAACAATCCAACAGGAATACCTACAGGACCAGTAGCGAATTCAGAGAGCTTCGTTCAAACGCAAGACTTTGGCTATTGGGAAGATGCGGGTAATGGCCGCCCAGCATATAATGTGGGATTTAAGTTAGATTTAGCGAAACTACCATATAATATGATTAAAGAAATCAATGTAGCTTTAGTTGATCAAGACGGGAAAACTTTAGCGCAAAGAACGGCTACTGGAAATCAAATTAAACAATTACAAGCAGATGATGTAACATATGGTGGACTTGATGGACAGTTAAGTGCAGCGTTTATTCAAAGAGATGATGCAGCAGCAAACGGATGGTGGACAAGCTCAGCTTATGATTTTACAGAACCAACAAAAGCAGTGATTACAATAAAAGATAAAGATAATAAAATTTATTTAGTTGAAAATAACAATCCAACTGGAATACATACAGGACCAGTAGCGAATTCAGAAAGCTTCGTTCAACCACAAGATTTTGGTTATTGGAATAACTATGATGGAAAAGGTAATTCAGCATACAATGTAGGATTTAAACTAGATTTATCAAAATTACCATATAATATGATTAAAGAAATAAAAATTATGCTTGAAGATGAAAATGGTAATAGTATTGCGACTAAAACAGCAACAGGAAATCAAATTCTGAAGCTGCAAGCAGATGATGTAACATATGGTGGACTTGATGGACAATTAAGCACAGCGTTTATCAAGCAAGAGGCAGCAGCGACAAGTGAGTGGTGGACAAGTTCAA from Arthrobacter citreus encodes the following:
- the ablB gene encoding putative beta-lysine N-acetyltransferase yields the protein MKTKKYYETVKIKQENYYFEGALDHFNERIRVDYYLGNVSLLIERVEKLAKEYKYTKLIIKARSEHLYSFLQSGYMIESGLKGYFQGSDGYFVTKYASQDRRNSLYWAAGDDILDAVLKSDRSKEKVIPDEYVLRRAEKNDSKKLAKLYDQVFKVYPTPLNESTYVEKTMDEGTIYWIYEKEGKIVSAASAEIDFGQRNAELTNCATLEEHRKHGLMKELMKKLEQDLVSEAIYCSYTIARSLSYGMNAAFHQLGYMYTGRMTNNCYIFDKLEDMNVWVKDLSKVVS
- a CDS encoding sigma 54-interacting transcriptional regulator, with the protein product MNATIPTNQMISAILNSIDESIHAVDNNGMTIFYNQVAADHDGVSVEEVLGKHVLEAFPSLTKETSTLLKVLETRQAIIQQPQRYENIKGQYIDTVNTTIPIILDDQLIGAVEIAKDYSTIKSLGEKVLDLQARIKPQVKQGKAKQIHSYTISDILTDDPALMVVKNQVEKVANADSAVLVVGETGTGKELFVQSIHHCSSRSEAPFIAQNCAALPESLLESILFGTTKGSYTGAIDRAGLFELADCGSLFLDELNSMPLELQAKLLRVLEDGVVRRIGDQKTRKVNVRVIAAINESPLDCVQNGIMRPDLYYRLNVFSLFIPPLRERNYDIELLTSHFVEQFNERFSKNVRNVEHTVFKLFHQYNWPGNVRELKHTIEHAMIMAEGHTLTVKHLPIQLQQIKKSTETKGGVQPLRSAMQEMEISLIKQALLQTNANIQQAAALLEIPRQTLQYKIQKLNILV
- the ablA gene encoding lysine 2,3-aminomutase; its protein translation is MVNAVYAPKRHWKEIELWKDVTDEQWNDWVWQLTNTIKSLDELKQIINLTPEEEDGVRIATKTIPLNITPYYASLMNPDDPRCPVRMQSVPISAEIHKTKYDLEDPLHEDEDSPVPGLTHRYPDRVLFLVTNQCSMYCRYCTRRRFSGQIGMGVPKKQLDAAINYISKTPQVRDVLISGGDGLLINDNILEYILKNLREIPHVEIIRIGTRAPVVFPQRITENLCNILKKYHPVWLNTHFNTSIEITEESKRACEMLANAGVPLGNQAVILAGINDSVPIMKKLMHDLVKIRVRPYYIYQCDLSEGIGHFRAPVSKGLEIMEGLRGHTSGYAVPTFVVDAPGGGGKIALQPNYLISQSADKVVLRNFEGVITTYPEPQNYVPGRAEAYFKEIYPNMEEKRSNAGIAGLMNETKFNLVPEGLQRMEARKTYTTNPEHASLKDKREKRDELKEKKFQAQLTKIQVSEKLVASAPTKGEAE
- a CDS encoding YokU family protein, whose protein sequence is MTCQWCESANIVESTNTVYWELPDGTKAIEIKETPCVICQNCNITYQTEDTVGAIEEQLYLINTKLIEKTLSFQELIQQPRLLKKNYFDFSL
- a CDS encoding amino acid permease, giving the protein MKNTVNTITVIDPQDQIPSIPQELKRGLKSRHITMISLGGTIGTGLFLASGGAIHNAGPGGVLVAYAAIGIMVYFLMTSLAEMATYMPVAGSFSTYATKFVDPALGFALGWNYWYNWAITIAAELAAVTMIMKFWLPHTSSLLWSSLFLAIIFLLNYLSVKGFGESEYWFSLIKIVTVIIFLVAGFLMIFGIIGGQAVGFKNFTAGDAPFHGGFMATLGIFMAAGFSFQGTELLGVAAGESEDPKRNIPRAARQIFWRILLFYVLSVFVIGLLIPYTNHNLASGDVAVSPFTLVFDKAGIAFAASVMNAVILTAVLSAGNSGMYASTRMLWDMARQGKAPKAFSKLNKRGVPVNALLITAAVGTLAFLASLYGDGVVYVWLLNASGMSGFIAWLGIAICHYRFRKAFVAQGKDLNVLPYRAKWFPFGPLFAFVLCGIVILGQNYSAFMGKTIDWNGVLVSYIGLPFFLVLWLGYKLIKRTKIVHLTECDLEN
- a CDS encoding Ig-like domain-containing protein, translating into MKNQVLSVRKVLSASLVATLLATTSVGSSAYAASKKVYATRAVNTFESAGMPKKSSDEKRIASLESSAKKEVAKLGKNYRTLKGRLTNRIKNQHNKVVAYEVSEDKVEKNATNALKVFQSFEGKVTAKTTSSEVTAQYNTALKIINSLKYSDVKASYISKLNATKTKINAKIAGLQVASISKVNDITVYEGNKVTLPKTVEVKLVNGQKLTKSVVWNTNGVNFSKAGIYTITGTVTDVNKKVTVKVTVSAPVKVSNPTEFLQTQDFGYWEDAGEGRAAYNVGFKLNLAKLPYIKIKEIQISLVDKNGKTIASRTATGSQILKLQSDDQTYGGLDGQLSAAFTQRDAAATNEWWTSTAFDFSTPAKAVITIKDTENKLYSVENNNPTGIPTGPVANSESFVQTQDFGYWEDAGNGRPAYNVGFKLDLAKLPYNMIKEINVALVDQDGKTLAQRTATGNQIKQLQADDVTYGGLDGQLSAAFIQRDDAAANGWWTSSAYDFTEPTKAVITIKDKDNKIYLVENNNPTGIHTGPVANSESFVQPQDFGYWNNYDGKGNSAYNVGFKLDLSKLPYNMIKEIKIMLEDENGNSIATKTATGNQILKLQADDVTYGGLDGQLSTAFIKQEAAATSEWWTSSTYDFSVPKKVVIQITDKDQKKYVVENSNPTGVPVLE